The Aminithiophilus ramosus genome contains a region encoding:
- a CDS encoding V-type ATP synthase subunit F has protein sequence MFKESDLKLAVVGDYESALPFQSVGVEPHYVDGEKRSEFPSLIAGLARSGYAVIFLLEDLYFQHKALIDELNEQHSVAIIPIPGLKGSQGVGINSIKDSVERAVGMDIFSVQ, from the coding sequence ATGTTTAAGGAAAGCGATCTCAAGCTTGCCGTTGTCGGAGACTACGAGAGCGCTCTCCCCTTTCAATCCGTCGGAGTGGAGCCTCACTATGTAGACGGAGAAAAACGGTCCGAATTTCCCTCCCTGATAGCCGGACTGGCTCGTTCCGGTTATGCCGTCATCTTCCTTCTGGAAGATCTCTATTTCCAGCACAAAGCGTTGATCGACGAGCTCAACGAGCAGCATTCCGTGGCCATCATCCCCATCCCCGGACTTAAGGGATCGCAGGGGGTCGGCATCAACTCCATCAAAGACAGCGTCGAGCGCGCCGTCGGCATGGACATCTTTTCCGTTCAGTAA
- a CDS encoding V-type ATPase subunit, translating to MAQSERYGYAVSRLRAMESRFIESSLMQRMLDSDDLSGALKVLGETGYVQWMADSGGEGHFDRIVEAELDYVLREAQHFVPDLQLVDLYRLPYDFHNVKVILKSLFRKASGEVRRWDLLSSLGTVPSDDLITAIESEDYRMLPFGLAAVVPACIALWDQNGTLPEIERRIDAQLFRTMMALGREVPSEGISDWISARIDAENVRNLGRLKRTGTDLSKVRLFLHDEGHVPVDHLLSIYSEPFEFWSRSLAFTAVGPTLISLSARGSDLGLLLVEMEKMLDDYVSSAIHPYRYSPFAPENVLRYLWMKEMETKNVRILLVGKSNGAEKELLRGLLRHV from the coding sequence ATGGCCCAATCGGAGCGTTACGGCTATGCCGTTTCGAGGCTCCGTGCTATGGAGAGTCGCTTTATCGAGTCATCCCTTATGCAACGTATGCTCGATAGCGACGATCTCTCTGGGGCTCTAAAAGTGTTGGGAGAGACCGGCTACGTTCAGTGGATGGCTGATAGTGGCGGAGAGGGACATTTTGACCGTATCGTGGAGGCCGAGCTCGATTATGTCCTCCGAGAAGCGCAACATTTCGTGCCCGATTTGCAACTCGTCGACCTCTATCGGCTTCCTTACGATTTCCACAACGTCAAAGTCATCCTGAAGAGCCTCTTTCGTAAGGCTTCGGGCGAGGTAAGGCGGTGGGATCTTCTCTCCTCTCTCGGTACGGTGCCGTCCGACGATTTGATCACGGCTATTGAAAGTGAAGACTACCGAATGCTTCCTTTCGGACTGGCCGCTGTCGTTCCGGCTTGCATCGCCCTATGGGATCAGAACGGAACGCTTCCTGAAATCGAGAGGCGCATCGATGCTCAGCTTTTCCGGACCATGATGGCTTTGGGGCGCGAGGTCCCTTCCGAAGGGATCTCCGATTGGATCTCCGCCCGCATCGACGCCGAAAATGTTCGTAATTTGGGAAGGCTGAAGAGAACGGGTACGGATCTTTCCAAGGTTCGCCTCTTTCTCCACGATGAAGGACATGTACCGGTGGACCATCTGCTGTCCATCTACAGCGAACCCTTCGAGTTCTGGAGCAGGTCCCTTGCCTTTACGGCAGTGGGACCCACTCTGATCAGTCTCTCCGCAAGGGGGTCCGATCTGGGGCTTCTCCTGGTAGAGATGGAGAAAATGTTGGATGACTATGTCTCTTCAGCCATCCATCCCTATCGTTATAGCCCCTTCGCTCCGGAGAACGTTCTTCGCTATCTGTGGATGAAGGAAATGGAGACGAAAAACGTTCGGATTCTTCTCGTAGGTAAGAGCAACGGGGCTGAAAAGGAACTTCTAAGGGGGTTGCTTCGCCATGTTTAA